The sequence ACATACTGCCAAGTAGTTGTAATATAGGTTATTAACAACTGGCTCATTTTCTCCGGAAATTTCAAGATGCTGCACACTAATACATTTGCAGTTTGAAAAATAATGAGGATTGAGCTGGTTCCCAGAGTTGAGGAAGGTGTATGTCGATATCAATCAGCGACAGTGCTGCACAACGGGTCAGCGCCTTTTTAAATCACCGTGGTAAGGGTCTGGGTCTGCGCTTAGGTGTGCGGACATCGGGCTGCTCCGGTATGGCATATGTCTTGGAATTTGTTGATGAAATGAACGATGACGATATCGTTTTTGAAGACAAAGGCGTGAAAGTGATCATCGACGGCAAAAGCATGGTTTATCTTGACGGCACCGAACTGGATTTCGTCAAAGAAGGTCTGAACGAAGGCTTTAAATTCAATAATCCGAACGTCTCCGGTGAGTGCGGATGTGGTGAAAGCTTTAACGTTTGACCCCTGTTTTTGTTCCTACCTCAGGCATTTGATACCTTATATACCCAAAGTCATTGGAGTTGTAGGCAGCCAGCAAACACATCCCGATGAGCTTCGAGTAG comes from Yersinia canariae and encodes:
- the iscA gene encoding iron-sulfur cluster assembly protein IscA, whose amino-acid sequence is MSISISDSAAQRVSAFLNHRGKGLGLRLGVRTSGCSGMAYVLEFVDEMNDDDIVFEDKGVKVIIDGKSMVYLDGTELDFVKEGLNEGFKFNNPNVSGECGCGESFNV